A genome region from Cucurbita pepo subsp. pepo cultivar mu-cu-16 chromosome LG02, ASM280686v2, whole genome shotgun sequence includes the following:
- the LOC111788752 gene encoding histone H4, whose amino-acid sequence MSGRGKGGKGLGKGGAKRHRKVLRDNIQGITKPAIRRLARRGGVKRISGLIYEETRGVLKIFLENVIRDAVTYTEHARRKTVTAMDVVYALKRQGRTLYGFGG is encoded by the coding sequence ATGTCCGGCAGAGGCAAGGGAGGGAAGGGCCTTGGAAAAGGTGGAGCAAAGAGGCACCGTAAGGTTCTGAGGGACAACATCCAAGGAATCACGAAGCCGGCGATTCGGCGGTTGGCCAGACGAGGCGGCGTAAAGCGAATCAGTGGCTTGATCTACGAAGAAACTCGCGGCGTTCTTAAGATCTTCCTCGAGAATGTCATCCGCGACGCCGTGACCTACACTGAGCACGCTCGACGGAAGACCGTCACCGCTATGGATGTTGTGTACGCTCTCAAGAGGCAAGGTCGTACTCTCTACGGCTTTGGAGGTTAG
- the LOC111788751 gene encoding uncharacterized protein LOC111788751 isoform X2 has protein sequence MENRDKLVAEGSEVGSRDGTISIPLEKDEGKAAISEEKKLVHQWKKPNLVLEIPSQTPVSSPQEFHAIKMPQTPRKVNFLLTPSPSDVRINGSGSPGPPSSRGKSSIRSLFPKLSFIHRSSSDIEKVANLGLEGSSHGAQEKPSIARSLSLTKMFTPRIKRTSSLPVTPVVHLNPESAHGGSRGATNPIGKGAQRSICRSLSVPVNDKERTLTKMDSFFRVIPSTPLVKGGSGKLNTAIEEAEDNNGEDIPEEEAVCRICMVELCEGGETLKMECCCKGELALAHKDCAIKWFSIKGNKTCDICKEEVRNLPVTLLRIQSIRARNTGAIRALHEDVHGYRVWQEVPVLVIVSMLAYFCFLEQLLVGKMGSGAIAISLPFSCVLGLLSSMTSSTMVKRRFVWVYASCQFALVVLFAHIFYSLVAIQPVLSILLATFTGFGIVMSGTSILVEFIKWRRRWQASMEQHQTQMITRPGQFPRTSSAS, from the exons ATGGAAAACAGGGATAAGCTTGTTGCTGAAGGGAGTGAAGTGGGTTCACGTGATGGAACCATTTCAATTCCTCTCGAAAAG GATGAAGGCAAAGCTGCGATTAGTGAGGAGAAAAAGCTTGTTCATCAATGGAAGAAGCCGAATCTTGTCCTGGAGATACCGTCTCAAACACCCGTTTCGTCCCCTCAAGAATTTCATGCTATAAAGATGCCTCAAACTCCTAGGAAAGTGAATTTTCTGTTGACACCAAGCCCTTCTGATGTGAGAATTAATGGATCTGGGTCACCTGGTCCGCCTTCATCAAGAGGCAAATCATCTATAAGAAGTCTGTTTCCTAAGCTAAGCTTCATCCATAGAAGCTCTTCAGACATTGAGAAGGTTGCTAACCTTGGCCTTGAAGGTTCATCTCATGGGGCTCAAGAGAAGCCTTCAATAGCTAGGTCCTTGTCTCTCACGAAAATGTTTACTCCCAGGATAAAGAGGACTTCATCATTGCCTGTTACTCCCGTCGTTCACTTGAATCCCGAATCGGCACATGGAGGAAGTAGAGGCGCTACGAACCCAATT GGAAAAGGAGCACAACGATCAATATGTCGCTCTCTTTCGGTCCCCGTGAACGATAAAGAGAGAACCTTGACGAAGATGGATTCGTTTTTCCGTGTAATTCCTTCAACACCACTTGTGAAGGGAGGAAGTGGAAAGCTAAACACAGCAATAGAGGAAGCTG AAGATAATAATGGCGAAGACATACCTGAAGAAGAGGCTGTTTGCAGAATCTGTATGGTGGAGCTCTGTGAAGGCGGCGAGACGCTAAAGATGGAATGCTGCTGCAAAGGTGAGCTTGCTTTGGCTCATAAGGACTGTGCCATTAAATGGTTTAGCATCAAGGGCAACAAGACATGTGATATTTGCAAGGAAGAGGTCCGAAACTTACCCGTTACTCTGTTACGGATCCAAAGTATTCGAGCTCGAAACACCGGAGCGATCAGAGCTCTGCACGAAGATGTTCATGGATACAG GGTCTGGCAGGAAGTTCCCGTGCTCGTCATCGTTAGCATGCTTGCCTATTTCTGTTTTCTCGAGCAACTTCTG GTCGGTAAGATGGGTAGCGGTGCAATCGCGATATCTCTGCCTTTTTCGTGCGTACTTGGACTGCTCTCATCCATGACCTCGTCAACTATGG TGAAGAGAAGATTCGTGTGGGTGTACGCCTCATGTCAGTTCGCGCTCGTCGTCCTCTTCGCACATATCTTTTACTCCTTG GTTGCCATCCAACCAGTTCTATCTATTCTTCTTGCAACTTTTACCGGGTTCGGAATCGTGATGAGTGGTACTTCAATTCTAGTTGAGTTTAtcaaatggagaagaagatggcaAGCTTCAATGGAGCAACATCAAACACAGATGATCACACGACCAGGGCAATTTCCTAGAACGTCGAGTGCATCATAA
- the LOC111788751 gene encoding uncharacterized protein LOC111788751 isoform X1 yields MENRDKLVAEGSEVGSRDGTISIPLEKDEGKAAISEEKKLVHQWKKPNLVLEIPSQTPVSSPQEFHAIKMPQTPRKVNFLLTPSPSDVRINGSGSPGPPSSRGKSSIRSLFPKLSFIHRSSSDIEKVANLGLEGSSHGAQEKPSIARSLSLTKMFTPRIKRTSSLPVTPVVHLNPESAHGGSRGATNPIGKGAQRSICRSLSVPVNDKERTLTKMDSFFRVIPSTPLVKGGSGKLNTAIEEAEEDNNGEDIPEEEAVCRICMVELCEGGETLKMECCCKGELALAHKDCAIKWFSIKGNKTCDICKEEVRNLPVTLLRIQSIRARNTGAIRALHEDVHGYRVWQEVPVLVIVSMLAYFCFLEQLLVGKMGSGAIAISLPFSCVLGLLSSMTSSTMVKRRFVWVYASCQFALVVLFAHIFYSLVAIQPVLSILLATFTGFGIVMSGTSILVEFIKWRRRWQASMEQHQTQMITRPGQFPRTSSAS; encoded by the exons ATGGAAAACAGGGATAAGCTTGTTGCTGAAGGGAGTGAAGTGGGTTCACGTGATGGAACCATTTCAATTCCTCTCGAAAAG GATGAAGGCAAAGCTGCGATTAGTGAGGAGAAAAAGCTTGTTCATCAATGGAAGAAGCCGAATCTTGTCCTGGAGATACCGTCTCAAACACCCGTTTCGTCCCCTCAAGAATTTCATGCTATAAAGATGCCTCAAACTCCTAGGAAAGTGAATTTTCTGTTGACACCAAGCCCTTCTGATGTGAGAATTAATGGATCTGGGTCACCTGGTCCGCCTTCATCAAGAGGCAAATCATCTATAAGAAGTCTGTTTCCTAAGCTAAGCTTCATCCATAGAAGCTCTTCAGACATTGAGAAGGTTGCTAACCTTGGCCTTGAAGGTTCATCTCATGGGGCTCAAGAGAAGCCTTCAATAGCTAGGTCCTTGTCTCTCACGAAAATGTTTACTCCCAGGATAAAGAGGACTTCATCATTGCCTGTTACTCCCGTCGTTCACTTGAATCCCGAATCGGCACATGGAGGAAGTAGAGGCGCTACGAACCCAATT GGAAAAGGAGCACAACGATCAATATGTCGCTCTCTTTCGGTCCCCGTGAACGATAAAGAGAGAACCTTGACGAAGATGGATTCGTTTTTCCGTGTAATTCCTTCAACACCACTTGTGAAGGGAGGAAGTGGAAAGCTAAACACAGCAATAGAGGAAGCTG AAGAAGATAATAATGGCGAAGACATACCTGAAGAAGAGGCTGTTTGCAGAATCTGTATGGTGGAGCTCTGTGAAGGCGGCGAGACGCTAAAGATGGAATGCTGCTGCAAAGGTGAGCTTGCTTTGGCTCATAAGGACTGTGCCATTAAATGGTTTAGCATCAAGGGCAACAAGACATGTGATATTTGCAAGGAAGAGGTCCGAAACTTACCCGTTACTCTGTTACGGATCCAAAGTATTCGAGCTCGAAACACCGGAGCGATCAGAGCTCTGCACGAAGATGTTCATGGATACAG GGTCTGGCAGGAAGTTCCCGTGCTCGTCATCGTTAGCATGCTTGCCTATTTCTGTTTTCTCGAGCAACTTCTG GTCGGTAAGATGGGTAGCGGTGCAATCGCGATATCTCTGCCTTTTTCGTGCGTACTTGGACTGCTCTCATCCATGACCTCGTCAACTATGG TGAAGAGAAGATTCGTGTGGGTGTACGCCTCATGTCAGTTCGCGCTCGTCGTCCTCTTCGCACATATCTTTTACTCCTTG GTTGCCATCCAACCAGTTCTATCTATTCTTCTTGCAACTTTTACCGGGTTCGGAATCGTGATGAGTGGTACTTCAATTCTAGTTGAGTTTAtcaaatggagaagaagatggcaAGCTTCAATGGAGCAACATCAAACACAGATGATCACACGACCAGGGCAATTTCCTAGAACGTCGAGTGCATCATAA
- the LOC111788995 gene encoding F-box/kelch-repeat protein At5g60570-like isoform X2, with the protein MEVDNEEEEVPHLLDLNTRGRVDDGHQLRSSDSLFPGLIDDVAMDCLALACPSDYTSLSCINSRFNKLVKNGDLYGWRKHLGIKEHWVYLVCDLKGWEAFDPLRKLWMTLPKMPCDECFHHADKESLAVGNELLVFGREMFDFAIWKYNSTCKSWAKCQGMNLPRCLFGSGSLGSIAIVAGGSDINGNVLDSAELYDSSLGTWETLPKMTTPRRLCSGFFMDGKFYVIGGMLSSTVSLTCGEEYNFETRKWRKIEGMYPYVNRAAQAPPLVAVVDNELYAVEYLSNLIKRYDKGKNMWNILGRLPLRADSSNGWGLAFKACGEELLVVGGQKGPNGEAIVLNACSPKFGMRNGALDWKFLGVKEHVGVFVYNCAVMGCCL; encoded by the coding sequence ATGGAGGTGgataatgaagaagaagaagtaccTCATCTCTTGGACTTGAACACAAGAGGAAGAGTGGATGATGGTCATCAACTTAGATCAAGTGATTCACTGTTCCCTGGTCTTATTGATGATGTTGCCATGGATTGCCTTGCTTTGGCTTGCCCATCGGATTACACTTCGTTGTCGTGTATTAACTCGAGGTTTAACAAGTTAGTCAAAAATGGTGATCTATATGGGTGGAGAAAGCATTTGGGGATTAAGGAGCATTGGGTGTATCTGGTTTGTGACTTAAAGGGTTGGGAAGCATTTGATCCTTTGAGAAAATTATGGATGACTTTGCCTAAGATGCCTTGTGATGAGTGCTTCCATCACGCAGACAAGGAATCGTTAGCTGTAGGAAACGAACTGTTAGTTTTTGGGCGTGAGATGTTTGATTTTGCTATATGGAAGTATAACTCGACTTGTAAGAGTTGGGCAAAGTGTCAAGGAATGAATCTACCTCGCTGTCTGTTTGGCTCCGGTAGCCTTGGTTCAATCGCTATCGTTGCAGGTGGGAGTGATATAAACGGGAACGTTTTAGACTCTGCAGAGTTGTATGACTCTTCATTGGGTACATGGGAAACACTACCGAAGATGACGACCCCGCGTAGATTATGCTCGGGATTTTTCATGGATGGGAAGTTTTACGTGATCGGTGGAATGTTGAGCTCCACTGTTTCATTAACTTGTGGGGAGGAGTACAAttttgaaacaagaaaatggagaaaaattgAGGGAATGTATCCGTATGTTAATAGGGCTGCTCAGGCGCCTCCCCTTGTTGCTGTGGTGGATAACGAATTATATGCAGTGGAGTATTTAAGCAACCTGATTAAGAGGTATGACAAGGGGAAGAACATGTGGAATATATTGGGAAGGCTTCCTCTGAGGGCTGATTCTTCAAACGGATGGGGCCTGGCTTTCAAAGCCTGTGGGGAGGAACTTCTGGTTGTAGGTGGGCAAAAAGGTCCAAATGGTGAAGCGATCGTACTGAACGCTTGTTCTCCGAAGTTCGGGATGAGGAATGGCGCGTTGGATTGGAAGTTTCTTGGTGTGAAGGAGCACGTCGGAGTGTTCGTCTATAACTGTGCTGTTATGGGTTGCTGCTTATAG
- the LOC111788995 gene encoding F-box/kelch-repeat protein At5g60570-like isoform X1, translating to MKNRICVATDMEVDNEEEEVPHLLDLNTRGRVDDGHQLRSSDSLFPGLIDDVAMDCLALACPSDYTSLSCINSRFNKLVKNGDLYGWRKHLGIKEHWVYLVCDLKGWEAFDPLRKLWMTLPKMPCDECFHHADKESLAVGNELLVFGREMFDFAIWKYNSTCKSWAKCQGMNLPRCLFGSGSLGSIAIVAGGSDINGNVLDSAELYDSSLGTWETLPKMTTPRRLCSGFFMDGKFYVIGGMLSSTVSLTCGEEYNFETRKWRKIEGMYPYVNRAAQAPPLVAVVDNELYAVEYLSNLIKRYDKGKNMWNILGRLPLRADSSNGWGLAFKACGEELLVVGGQKGPNGEAIVLNACSPKFGMRNGALDWKFLGVKEHVGVFVYNCAVMGCCL from the coding sequence ATGAAAAACAGAATTTGTGTTGCTACTGATATGGAGGTGgataatgaagaagaagaagtaccTCATCTCTTGGACTTGAACACAAGAGGAAGAGTGGATGATGGTCATCAACTTAGATCAAGTGATTCACTGTTCCCTGGTCTTATTGATGATGTTGCCATGGATTGCCTTGCTTTGGCTTGCCCATCGGATTACACTTCGTTGTCGTGTATTAACTCGAGGTTTAACAAGTTAGTCAAAAATGGTGATCTATATGGGTGGAGAAAGCATTTGGGGATTAAGGAGCATTGGGTGTATCTGGTTTGTGACTTAAAGGGTTGGGAAGCATTTGATCCTTTGAGAAAATTATGGATGACTTTGCCTAAGATGCCTTGTGATGAGTGCTTCCATCACGCAGACAAGGAATCGTTAGCTGTAGGAAACGAACTGTTAGTTTTTGGGCGTGAGATGTTTGATTTTGCTATATGGAAGTATAACTCGACTTGTAAGAGTTGGGCAAAGTGTCAAGGAATGAATCTACCTCGCTGTCTGTTTGGCTCCGGTAGCCTTGGTTCAATCGCTATCGTTGCAGGTGGGAGTGATATAAACGGGAACGTTTTAGACTCTGCAGAGTTGTATGACTCTTCATTGGGTACATGGGAAACACTACCGAAGATGACGACCCCGCGTAGATTATGCTCGGGATTTTTCATGGATGGGAAGTTTTACGTGATCGGTGGAATGTTGAGCTCCACTGTTTCATTAACTTGTGGGGAGGAGTACAAttttgaaacaagaaaatggagaaaaattgAGGGAATGTATCCGTATGTTAATAGGGCTGCTCAGGCGCCTCCCCTTGTTGCTGTGGTGGATAACGAATTATATGCAGTGGAGTATTTAAGCAACCTGATTAAGAGGTATGACAAGGGGAAGAACATGTGGAATATATTGGGAAGGCTTCCTCTGAGGGCTGATTCTTCAAACGGATGGGGCCTGGCTTTCAAAGCCTGTGGGGAGGAACTTCTGGTTGTAGGTGGGCAAAAAGGTCCAAATGGTGAAGCGATCGTACTGAACGCTTGTTCTCCGAAGTTCGGGATGAGGAATGGCGCGTTGGATTGGAAGTTTCTTGGTGTGAAGGAGCACGTCGGAGTGTTCGTCTATAACTGTGCTGTTATGGGTTGCTGCTTATAG